The following are encoded in a window of Salvelinus fontinalis isolate EN_2023a chromosome 40, ASM2944872v1, whole genome shotgun sequence genomic DNA:
- the LOC129839698 gene encoding histone H2B-like, whose protein sequence is MPEPAKSAPKKDSKKAITKTAGKGGKKRRKSRKESYAIYVYKVLKQVHSDTGISSKARGIMNSFVNDIFERIARESSRLAHYNKRSTITSREIQTAVRLLLPGELAKHAVSEGSKAITKYTSSK, encoded by the coding sequence ATGCCCGAGCCAGCAAAGTCTGCGCCTAAGAAGGACTCCAAGAAAGCCATCACCAAGACTGCAGGGAAGGGCGGCAAGAAGCGCCGAAAGTCCAGAAAGGAGAGCTACGCCATTTACGTGTACAAAGTCCTGAAGCAGGTCCACTCCGACACCGGCATCTCCTCCAAGGCCAGGGGAATCATGAACTCGTTCGTGAACGACATCTTCGAGCGTATCGCCAGAGAGTCCTCACGCCTGGCCCACTACAACAAGCGTTCTACCATCACCTCCAGGGAGATCCAGACCGCCGTGCGTCTGCTGCTCCCTGGTGAGCTGGCCAAGCACGCAGTGTCTGAGGGCAGCAAGGCCATAACCAAGTACACCAGCTCCAAGTAA